A stretch of the Asticcacaulis sp. ZE23SCel15 genome encodes the following:
- a CDS encoding ABC-F family ATP-binding cassette domain-containing protein, with the protein MIRLDNISKQNGHQILFIDASMGLQKGEKVGLVGPNGAGKSTLFRMITDQEQPDDGQVAIDTGMKIGYFSQDVGEMSGQSAVAAVMDGVGPVSALATEMAQLEAAMADPDQADTFDAIIERYGEVQARFEELDGYSVEARAREVLAGLSFSQERMDGDVGLLSGGWKMRVALARILLMRPDGMLLDEPSNHLDLESLIWLEAFLKNYDGALLMTSHDRAFMNRIINKVVEIDGGSLITYSGDLDFYDQQRALTEAQRQAQYERQQAMLAKEIKFIERFKARASHAAQVQSRVKKLDKIERVEAPRRRQTVQFDFRSPPRSGDDVLNLRDVYKRYGSQSIYAGLDFKVRRKERWAVLGANGAGKSTLLKLVAGDTTPDEGSVTIGASVKMGYFAQHSMDLLDGEETIFESLEGSFPQAGQGALRTLAGCFGFSGDDVEKPCRVLSGGEKARLVMAKMLFDPPNLLVLDEPTNHLDMATKEMLVAALADFEGTMLFVSHDRHFLGALSNRVLELTPEGIHQYGGGYSEYVARTGQEAPGLHPGG; encoded by the coding sequence ATGATCCGCCTCGATAATATCAGTAAGCAAAACGGCCACCAGATCCTGTTCATCGACGCGTCGATGGGCCTCCAGAAGGGCGAAAAGGTCGGGCTGGTCGGGCCGAACGGTGCGGGCAAATCGACGCTGTTCCGCATGATCACCGATCAGGAACAGCCCGATGACGGTCAGGTTGCCATCGATACCGGCATGAAGATCGGCTATTTCAGTCAGGACGTGGGCGAAATGTCGGGCCAAAGCGCCGTCGCCGCCGTCATGGACGGCGTCGGCCCGGTCAGCGCGCTGGCCACCGAAATGGCGCAGCTAGAGGCCGCCATGGCCGACCCGGATCAGGCTGACACGTTCGACGCCATCATTGAGCGCTACGGCGAGGTACAGGCCCGCTTTGAAGAACTGGACGGTTACTCCGTTGAGGCCCGCGCGCGTGAAGTGCTGGCGGGCTTAAGCTTCAGTCAGGAACGCATGGACGGCGATGTCGGTCTTCTGTCTGGCGGCTGGAAGATGCGCGTGGCTCTGGCGCGGATTCTGTTGATGCGGCCCGATGGGATGTTGCTGGACGAACCGTCCAACCACCTTGACCTCGAAAGCCTGATCTGGCTGGAGGCCTTCCTTAAAAACTACGACGGCGCGCTGCTGATGACCTCGCACGACCGCGCCTTCATGAACCGTATCATCAATAAGGTGGTGGAAATCGATGGTGGCTCGCTCATCACCTATTCGGGCGATCTCGACTTTTATGACCAGCAACGCGCCCTGACCGAAGCGCAGCGCCAGGCCCAGTATGAACGCCAGCAGGCCATGCTGGCCAAGGAAATCAAGTTCATCGAACGCTTTAAGGCGCGCGCCTCCCACGCCGCGCAGGTCCAGAGCCGCGTGAAGAAGCTGGACAAGATCGAACGGGTCGAAGCCCCCCGGCGTCGGCAGACCGTCCAGTTTGATTTCCGCAGCCCTCCGCGCTCAGGCGATGATGTTCTGAACCTGCGCGATGTCTATAAGCGCTATGGCAGTCAGTCAATCTATGCGGGCCTGGATTTCAAAGTCCGGCGCAAGGAACGCTGGGCCGTGCTGGGGGCAAACGGTGCCGGCAAATCCACCCTGCTCAAGCTGGTGGCCGGAGATACGACGCCTGATGAGGGCAGCGTGACCATCGGCGCCAGCGTCAAGATGGGCTATTTCGCTCAGCATTCTATGGACCTGCTCGACGGCGAAGAGACGATTTTCGAGTCACTCGAAGGATCTTTCCCGCAGGCGGGCCAAGGGGCGTTACGTACGCTGGCGGGGTGTTTCGGCTTCTCAGGCGATGATGTCGAAAAACCGTGCCGTGTGCTGTCGGGTGGCGAAAAAGCGCGTCTGGTCATGGCCAAGATGCTATTCGATCCGCCCAATCTGCTTGTGCTGGATGAGCCGACCAACCACCTCGATATGGCGACCAAGGAAATGCTGGTGGCGGCGCTTGCGGATTTCGAAGGGACTATGTTGTTCGTATCCCACGACCGCCATTTTCTGGGGGCGCTGTCGAACCGCGTGCTGGAACTGACGCCGGAGGGCATTCACCAGTACGGCGGCGGCTACAGCGAATATGTCGCCCGCACTGGTCAGGAAGCTCCCGGCCTGCATCCGGGCGGGTAG
- a CDS encoding TetR/AcrR family transcriptional regulator: MSDDKKNPADDGLNTTKILDTARAQIRRHGQSKTNIVDIAKALGTSHTTIYRHFRSKTDVFDAIVVDAMKDEEALAKAFVASSAPASERLLGMVLALHRRKRERLEGDPEVYELYRRVLEVRPELVKNYTAAMTRLLAAIIEDGVKRREFVVDDVDLAAGIVRDAVTVYVHPAHVELAFKAGLDLEPSVRRMIETLVIAMRRGLSLGNIPD; this comes from the coding sequence ATGAGCGATGATAAAAAAAACCCCGCCGATGACGGCTTAAACACAACGAAGATTCTTGATACGGCGCGTGCACAGATCCGGCGGCACGGTCAGTCAAAGACAAACATAGTTGATATTGCGAAGGCCCTCGGCACATCGCACACCACTATTTATCGTCATTTTCGTTCCAAAACGGATGTCTTTGATGCCATCGTGGTGGACGCCATGAAGGACGAGGAAGCGCTTGCCAAAGCATTCGTCGCGTCATCGGCTCCGGCGTCAGAGCGGCTGCTGGGGATGGTACTGGCTCTGCACCGCCGCAAACGCGAACGCCTCGAAGGTGATCCCGAAGTTTATGAACTATACCGGCGTGTATTGGAGGTGCGGCCCGAATTGGTGAAAAACTATACGGCAGCCATGACGCGATTGCTTGCCGCCATCATCGAAGACGGAGTGAAGAGACGCGAATTTGTAGTTGATGACGTTGATCTCGCCGCGGGCATTGTGCGCGATGCGGTCACGGTTTACGTCCATCCCGCGCATGTCGAGTTGGCATTCAAGGCTGGGCTCGACCTTGAACCTTCTGTACGACGGATGATCGAAACTCTCGTTATCGCCATGAGGCGCGGCTTGTCATTGGGCAATATCCCAGACTAA
- a CDS encoding glycoside hydrolase family 27 protein, protein MRRLTTATFMISTLLSTTAMAAPPTGAWVFDSSPEYPDFTRVKVSDDAGKLSGTITSRWYGDLPMKDLRAEGDVLKFKIYNGNPKITPTDITIAADGNAVRMTGKLWYQDFDITARQGTPAELKALDFPTYPLPPHRVVPQKNLAAKPPMGWNSWNKFATAIDDKTVREIADAMVSSGLRDAGYIYVNIDDGWQGKRDQNGVLQPNEKFPDMKALADYVHAKGLKIGIYSSQGPKTCGGFEGSYGHVEQDARTFAAWGMDYLKYDLCSGEAFYHTKETVYASYQQMGEALAATGRDIVFSLCQYGRFDVGSWGRDVGGHLWRTTSDIEDTYARMSWIGFDANGVPNHTGPNGWNDPDMLEVGNGGMTHDEYKTHMSLWALMAAPLLLGNDVRTMTPETIRLLTNREVIAIDQDVAGVQGLPVKKDGTTEIWTKKLSDGSTAVGLFNRADTPVTVNGNWAEIGLNDAAKVRDVWAHKDAKASADYSYTLPAHGAVLLTVSR, encoded by the coding sequence ATGCGCCGCCTGACGACTGCGACCTTTATGATAAGCACATTATTGTCGACCACCGCCATGGCCGCCCCGCCGACCGGCGCGTGGGTTTTCGACAGTTCGCCTGAGTATCCCGACTTCACCCGCGTCAAGGTTTCGGATGACGCAGGCAAACTTTCCGGCACCATCACCTCGCGCTGGTACGGCGACCTGCCCATGAAAGATCTGCGGGCTGAGGGCGATGTGCTCAAGTTCAAAATCTATAACGGCAATCCGAAAATCACCCCCACCGACATCACGATCGCCGCCGACGGTAACGCCGTGCGCATGACAGGTAAGTTGTGGTATCAGGACTTTGATATCACTGCCCGCCAAGGCACGCCCGCAGAATTAAAGGCGCTCGATTTCCCGACCTATCCCCTGCCCCCGCACCGGGTCGTGCCGCAGAAAAACTTGGCCGCCAAACCGCCGATGGGTTGGAACTCGTGGAACAAGTTCGCAACCGCAATTGACGATAAAACTGTCCGCGAAATCGCCGATGCTATGGTCAGTTCGGGCCTGCGTGACGCAGGCTATATCTACGTCAACATCGACGACGGCTGGCAGGGCAAGCGCGACCAAAACGGAGTACTGCAACCCAATGAGAAATTCCCCGACATGAAGGCGTTGGCCGATTATGTCCACGCGAAGGGCCTGAAGATCGGTATCTATAGCTCTCAGGGGCCAAAGACCTGCGGCGGATTTGAGGGCTCCTACGGCCATGTTGAACAGGACGCCAGGACCTTTGCCGCATGGGGCATGGACTATCTGAAATACGACCTGTGTTCGGGCGAAGCGTTTTATCACACCAAAGAAACCGTCTACGCCTCCTATCAGCAGATGGGTGAGGCGTTAGCCGCGACGGGCCGCGATATTGTCTTCAGCCTGTGCCAGTACGGGCGTTTCGATGTCGGCTCATGGGGGCGCGATGTCGGCGGGCACCTGTGGCGCACGACCAGCGATATCGAAGACACCTATGCGCGCATGTCGTGGATCGGCTTTGACGCCAATGGCGTGCCCAACCACACCGGCCCCAATGGCTGGAACGACCCGGACATGCTGGAGGTCGGCAATGGCGGCATGACGCATGATGAGTACAAAACCCACATGTCGCTGTGGGCGCTGATGGCCGCCCCGCTGTTGCTCGGCAACGATGTGCGCACCATGACGCCCGAAACGATCAGGCTTTTGACCAACCGCGAAGTCATCGCCATCGATCAGGATGTCGCCGGCGTTCAAGGCCTGCCGGTCAAAAAAGACGGCACGACCGAAATCTGGACCAAAAAACTGAGCGATGGCTCCACGGCGGTCGGCCTGTTTAACCGCGCGGATACCCCCGTCACGGTCAACGGCAATTGGGCCGAAATCGGCCTTAATGATGCGGCTAAGGTCCGCGATGTCTGGGCCCATAAGGACGCCAAAGCCAGCGCTGACTATAGCTACACCCTGCCCGCTCATGGTGCGGTGCTGCTGACGGTCAGCCGCTAA
- a CDS encoding tryptophan halogenase family protein: MSQIRKLVIVGGGTAGWMAAAALSRVMGTRNYQITLIESDEIGTVGVGEATIPTIQEFNTLLGIDENDFMKAVNGTFKLGIRFDNWSKPGNSYFHPFGVYGVDMGGLNFNHFWMRYHKAGGSGDFGLFNPQTLAARKGRFGRMAEINPQAPNVNYAFHFDASLYAKFLRGYCEKNGVVRQEGKITEVTQHPESGDITSVTLANGQVITGDLFIDCSGFRGLLIEQTLKSGYEDWSKWLPCNRAVAVPCDKVGPATPYTTSTAQEAGWQWRIPLQHRTGNGYVFCDAYMSEDKASELILQRLDGQAQADPRVIRFVTGHRKQMWNKNVIAMGLASGFLEPLESTSIWLVQDAITKLLKYFPKERITDIQRTCFNRDMLAAYDNVKDFLIAHYKVTMREDTPFWAYCKHMDIPDSLKLRLESFAEHNQSLVAPTELFKDASWFAVLAGQGMVPKSYSPAADVMAEDEFRWRMQRIREGSAGLADMMPPHETYLAKACPSPQLVAV, translated from the coding sequence ATGAGCCAAATTCGCAAACTGGTAATTGTTGGTGGCGGCACCGCCGGATGGATGGCCGCAGCCGCCCTGTCGCGCGTCATGGGCACGCGCAATTATCAGATCACGCTCATTGAATCCGATGAAATCGGCACGGTCGGTGTCGGCGAAGCGACGATACCTACCATTCAGGAATTTAACACCCTGCTGGGCATCGATGAAAACGACTTCATGAAAGCGGTCAACGGCACCTTCAAGCTGGGTATCCGCTTTGATAACTGGTCAAAACCCGGCAACTCCTATTTCCACCCGTTCGGCGTCTACGGCGTCGACATGGGGGGATTGAACTTCAACCATTTCTGGATGCGCTACCATAAGGCCGGTGGATCAGGCGATTTCGGTCTGTTTAATCCGCAAACGCTTGCCGCTCGCAAAGGCCGGTTTGGCCGGATGGCCGAAATCAACCCGCAGGCACCCAACGTCAATTATGCCTTCCATTTCGACGCGTCATTGTATGCCAAATTCCTGCGCGGTTACTGCGAGAAAAACGGCGTGGTGCGTCAGGAAGGCAAGATCACAGAGGTCACGCAGCACCCCGAAAGCGGCGATATCACGTCCGTGACGCTAGCCAATGGTCAGGTGATCACCGGTGACCTGTTTATCGATTGTTCCGGGTTCCGCGGTCTTCTTATCGAACAAACGCTGAAAAGCGGTTACGAAGACTGGTCAAAATGGCTGCCATGTAACCGCGCCGTCGCGGTGCCGTGCGATAAGGTCGGCCCCGCCACACCCTACACCACCTCGACTGCTCAGGAAGCCGGCTGGCAGTGGCGCATCCCGCTTCAGCACCGCACCGGCAATGGTTATGTGTTCTGCGACGCCTACATGAGCGAGGACAAGGCCAGCGAACTGATCCTGCAACGGCTGGATGGCCAGGCTCAGGCCGACCCACGCGTCATCCGCTTTGTCACCGGCCACCGCAAGCAGATGTGGAACAAGAACGTCATCGCCATGGGCTTGGCGTCGGGGTTCCTTGAGCCGCTGGAATCGACCTCGATCTGGCTGGTGCAGGACGCGATTACCAAGCTGTTGAAATACTTCCCCAAGGAGCGGATTACGGACATTCAGCGCACCTGCTTTAACCGCGACATGTTGGCGGCCTATGATAACGTCAAGGACTTCCTGATTGCGCACTATAAGGTGACGATGCGTGAAGACACGCCGTTCTGGGCCTATTGCAAGCATATGGACATCCCCGACAGTCTGAAATTAAGGCTGGAATCCTTTGCCGAACATAATCAGTCACTGGTTGCCCCCACCGAACTGTTCAAGGACGCCAGTTGGTTCGCCGTTCTGGCCGGTCAGGGCATGGTGCCCAAATCCTACAGCCCAGCCGCCGATGTCATGGCCGAAGATGAGTTCCGCTGGCGGATGCAGCGTATCCGCGAAGGCAGTGCGGGCTTAGCCGACATGATGCCGCCGCACGAAACCTATCTGGCTAAGGCCTGCCCCTCCCCGCAACTGGTCGCGGTTTAA
- a CDS encoding prolyl oligopeptidase family serine peptidase: MKFKSSLLASSVMAVCLTVAPLAYAQAQTPATQRAERFKAADAYMYANLSALVTDLNVQAAFTGGGNGVIYRKGPKGQGRIMLADPAKATQTELTTEAALTPKLKADGIIDVRPVDYDADKNVLKLSAGGREWSYELATDKLTANDPFVAPDGMVSPDGKYKVIARDYNLYLIEVATNRETPLTFDGGYDQRYGQNYPLFGDMADANSETPKMRLSVQWSQDSQKILTYRLDRNGAYIWTGVQQSPQGSHFPRAFNYVYPSAGAPNLPLVKPVLIDLKGKVTYLEVPPSELLWPGDTASYWSGDKVIYEWSKRGYGEILLYEVDPATGKGVVRVREALKPIVTVTSSGIRHAPEWGGNFVISERSGWAQLYFIKTGENPDGGKALTSGDWEVTGIERIDKDDVIIAGIGREKGVNPYAASLYRVTKSGKITHLTPEPLDHNTTISPDGKWIIDRMSSPTNPTRTVLRDAEDGRIVSELGVGDISALLATGFTPPEPFETLADDGKTKLYGMIHRPKNFDPSKTYPIIENVYTGPTTHRFTEDYNGNIVNGLNAMAQLGAIVVTIDGRGTSQRGKAFRSSAYQNLGEVGLDDHIWVLKAMKAKYPYFDLSRVGVYGGSAGGYDTARFVLRRPDFYKVGVASSGNHDQRIDKAWWPEVSMGIADDATWEANSNIPVAKNLKGKLMLIHGDIDDNVPIAATMKLSKALIDAGKDHELVILPNTKHNVSQPYYFQKMFGFFYDNLIEPRADDPMVQK; this comes from the coding sequence GTGAAATTCAAATCCTCCCTTCTGGCCTCATCGGTCATGGCCGTTTGCCTAACTGTGGCGCCGCTGGCTTATGCGCAAGCCCAGACGCCCGCCACGCAACGCGCTGAGCGCTTCAAAGCGGCAGATGCCTATATGTACGCCAACCTGTCCGCGCTGGTGACCGACCTGAATGTGCAGGCGGCCTTTACGGGCGGTGGCAACGGCGTGATCTACCGCAAAGGCCCGAAGGGGCAGGGGCGGATCATGCTGGCCGATCCGGCCAAGGCTACGCAGACCGAACTGACGACCGAGGCGGCGCTTACTCCTAAACTCAAGGCCGACGGTATTATTGATGTCCGTCCGGTGGATTATGATGCGGATAAAAATGTGCTCAAACTGTCGGCGGGTGGGCGCGAATGGAGCTATGAGCTTGCCACCGACAAACTGACGGCCAATGACCCGTTTGTGGCACCGGACGGGATGGTATCGCCCGACGGCAAGTATAAGGTCATTGCTCGCGACTATAATCTGTACCTGATTGAAGTCGCTACCAATCGCGAGACGCCGTTGACGTTCGATGGCGGTTATGATCAGCGCTACGGCCAGAACTATCCGCTGTTTGGCGATATGGCCGATGCCAATTCCGAAACCCCGAAAATGCGCCTGAGCGTGCAGTGGTCGCAAGATTCGCAAAAGATCCTGACCTACCGCCTGGACCGCAACGGCGCCTATATCTGGACCGGCGTACAACAGTCGCCACAGGGCAGCCATTTCCCGCGCGCGTTCAACTATGTCTACCCAAGCGCCGGTGCGCCTAATTTGCCGCTGGTCAAGCCGGTGCTGATCGACCTTAAGGGCAAGGTGACCTATCTGGAGGTGCCGCCGTCGGAGCTTCTGTGGCCCGGCGATACGGCCTCCTATTGGTCGGGCGATAAGGTCATCTATGAATGGTCAAAGCGTGGTTACGGCGAAATCCTGCTGTATGAAGTCGATCCAGCCACCGGCAAAGGCGTGGTGCGGGTGCGGGAAGCGCTGAAACCGATCGTGACCGTGACCTCCAGCGGTATCCGCCATGCGCCGGAATGGGGCGGCAACTTCGTCATTTCCGAACGCAGTGGCTGGGCACAGCTTTACTTCATCAAGACCGGCGAAAATCCTGATGGGGGCAAGGCCCTGACGAGCGGCGACTGGGAAGTCACGGGCATTGAACGCATCGACAAAGACGATGTGATCATCGCCGGTATCGGCCGCGAAAAAGGTGTTAATCCGTACGCCGCGTCGCTGTATCGCGTCACGAAATCGGGCAAGATTACCCACCTGACGCCGGAACCGCTCGATCACAACACGACGATTTCACCGGATGGCAAGTGGATCATCGATCGCATGTCATCGCCCACTAACCCGACGCGCACCGTGCTGCGGGACGCGGAGGATGGCCGGATCGTGTCTGAGCTTGGGGTGGGCGATATCTCGGCCTTGCTGGCGACCGGCTTTACGCCACCTGAGCCGTTTGAGACTCTGGCCGATGACGGTAAGACCAAGCTTTACGGCATGATCCACCGCCCGAAGAACTTCGATCCGTCAAAGACTTATCCAATCATTGAGAACGTCTATACCGGCCCTACGACCCACCGCTTTACCGAAGATTACAATGGCAATATCGTCAATGGTCTGAATGCGATGGCGCAATTGGGGGCGATTGTCGTCACCATTGACGGGCGCGGGACCTCCCAGCGCGGTAAGGCGTTCCGTTCGTCGGCCTACCAGAACTTAGGCGAAGTCGGCCTTGACGACCATATTTGGGTGCTTAAGGCCATGAAGGCGAAATACCCCTATTTTGACCTCAGCCGCGTGGGTGTTTATGGCGGTTCGGCCGGTGGCTATGATACGGCGCGCTTTGTGCTGCGCCGGCCCGATTTTTATAAGGTCGGGGTGGCCTCATCGGGCAACCATGATCAGCGCATCGATAAGGCCTGGTGGCCCGAAGTGTCGATGGGCATTGCCGATGACGCGACCTGGGAAGCCAATTCCAACATTCCGGTCGCCAAGAACCTCAAAGGCAAGCTGATGCTGATCCACGGCGACATTGATGACAATGTGCCGATTGCCGCGACCATGAAACTGTCCAAGGCTCTGATCGATGCCGGTAAGGATCACGAACTGGTCATCCTGCCCAACACCAAGCACAATGTCAGCCAGCCCTATTACTTCCAGAAAATGTTCGGTTTCTTCTACGATAACCTGATTGAACCCAGAGCCGACGATCCGATGGTTCAAAAATAA
- a CDS encoding NAD(P)-dependent oxidoreductase, giving the protein MADNYTSKRTAFVTGGSGFVGGKLIQRLVATGWDVRALARSPKAMTEVRALGATPVQGDMSNQEALRNNIDGSVVVFHVAAMFKLWGNRKDFNAVNVEGMRILVNAATASPSVRKVVYVSAAAVVMGDPKSFIRVDETAPTHQRGFAPYSSSKAEAEKILLASNNCRPGFETIAIRPPMIWGKGMPMLDHLVETVRKGQWQWVGGGSQAISTCHVDNLVDALLLAADGGQGGEAYFVADAKDGTLKGVMTDLLATRGVKADDKSVSFAMAWRLAGFMAFVWRLFGLKGEPPITRQLLQMIGKPFTVNTDKAQRILGYRPRVSWREGLDEMA; this is encoded by the coding sequence ATGGCAGACAACTACACAAGCAAACGAACCGCTTTCGTAACCGGAGGATCGGGCTTCGTCGGTGGCAAACTTATCCAGCGTCTGGTGGCCACGGGCTGGGATGTCCGCGCTTTGGCACGAAGTCCAAAGGCCATGACTGAGGTGCGTGCGCTTGGCGCGACCCCGGTTCAAGGCGACATGAGCAATCAGGAGGCATTACGAAACAATATAGACGGAAGTGTTGTCGTGTTTCATGTTGCCGCGATGTTCAAGCTTTGGGGTAATCGCAAGGACTTCAATGCTGTAAATGTCGAAGGCATGCGTATTCTGGTCAACGCCGCAACCGCTTCGCCTTCGGTTCGCAAGGTCGTCTACGTCAGTGCCGCCGCCGTCGTCATGGGAGACCCAAAGTCGTTTATAAGAGTCGATGAAACGGCCCCCACCCATCAGCGTGGCTTCGCCCCCTACAGTTCGTCAAAAGCTGAGGCGGAGAAAATCCTGCTCGCGTCAAATAACTGTCGGCCCGGTTTCGAGACCATAGCTATCCGTCCACCGATGATCTGGGGCAAAGGTATGCCGATGCTGGACCACTTGGTCGAGACGGTCCGTAAAGGTCAGTGGCAGTGGGTCGGGGGTGGCTCACAGGCCATATCAACCTGTCATGTCGATAACCTTGTTGACGCTTTGCTATTGGCTGCGGATGGCGGTCAAGGTGGCGAAGCATACTTCGTGGCCGATGCAAAGGACGGCACGCTGAAAGGGGTCATGACCGACTTACTCGCCACACGCGGCGTAAAGGCAGATGACAAATCGGTTTCATTTGCGATGGCATGGAGGCTTGCGGGATTCATGGCCTTCGTCTGGCGACTGTTCGGTCTCAAAGGCGAGCCACCTATCACACGCCAATTGCTGCAAATGATCGGAAAACCTTTCACAGTGAACACTGACAAAGCCCAGAGAATTCTCGGATACCGTCCCCGCGTGAGTTGGCGGGAAGGTCTCGACGAAATGGCATAA